GGTGAATTTGACCCCTTCCCTGGTATGAGATTTTGATCCGATACCTATGGCCAATTCAGTTGGTTTATCTACAAAATATCCCAGCAAACTTATAACGGGTTCTATAAAGCCGCCTGCATTGGCTCTAACGTCTATGACCAGATCAATAATGTGGCTATCCAGAGCTTCTTCCATCCTGTCTATTATTTCCCGCTGAAATGATCTATCAAAACTTGGGATTTTCAAAATACCGATAGAACCATGCAGTTCAAAGGATGGGCTTCTTTTTCTTGCAGGTTGAGTAACCCATTTATAGTCTTTTGCGTTGGTAGTTTCAATTTTCAGCGTTTTTTCCTCGTCTTCGTAAAGATAGGTAATCTCAAATTTCTCGATTCCCCACCACTCCGGCAGGGCTTGAAAGAAGAAATTAGTCAGCCAATTTAACCTGCTCTCAGTGGTTTCAAGAATACCATAAATTTCGAGTGCTTCGATTATACTTTCAATTGGGATATCGTTAACCTTTGTCACAACGCTCCCAAGTGGCAATTCGCAGATAGAATCCACCACCACGGCATGCCCATTCACTCTGCGCATCCTGAAAGGGAAAACTTTGATCTCGACACCTCTTGGAGGAGATAAAAAGGAATGCTGATCATGAAGGATAGATATTAACGGAGTAGCTATCTTATAGAATTCCAACCAGGTCAGCTCATGGTCTAATTGAGCTCTTTTCTTCGCTACAAGATCCCAGAATTCATCCTCATTTACTTTGTACCAGGGGTCATAATAATTTTCAATGACTCTGGAAACTAGAAAATCCAAATCCTCTCTCAATTGCTCGGGTGTAAAGAACCGTTCTGCTATGGTGAAAGTGGAAACGATCAAAAAGATTCCTATGAGAATGTAGCTTATTTTATTCACTCAAATCCCCCCATGGATTTTGATAAGAGATCATACAATTCAGTATCTTAACCTCATTATACATTGTGCTGTGTAAGCCTTTTACAAAGCAACTCCAACTGCTTGTAGTTTGCCATATAACGAGCTGAACAAAAAGACAAGTAAACCTGTATTTGAAAGCACTAAGAAAAAATAACAACCACATAAACCGTACAAAGTGGCATTAAAAAAGAAGCATAATAATTGCTGTGAAGGTGATGTCCTTTCAGAGCAATATGCAACAGTCATTCTTCTGAAGGTTATCATAGAATGAGCGGGTATTGATAAAGACCCTGGATATTTCTTGGTTCATACCCGTTTTACGTTGCTGGTTATAGATTGTGCATGAAACCAAGAGTCCGAGACTCAGAATTCGAAAGCCGAGGTTCGAAAATTCGAGAGGACGAAAAGACGAGAAAAAAAGACACTGCGGAGACTGGGGCTTTCTCGGACTCTCAGATCTCTGATTCTCGGTTCTCAAGGGTAAGACCCGAATTTTCAGATTATGGATCTTGGAATCTCTATTCTCTCAAATCTCGCTACTCACTCTTCCTGAGTTTTACCGCGGTGCCATAAGCGACCATCTCGGCGGCTCCGGACATCACCGCTGAGCTGCCCATTCTAAAAGCAACTATAGCGTCAGCATTCATCTTTTCTGCTTCATCAACCATACGCTGAATAGCAATGTTCCTTGCCTCAGTGAGCATCTCGGTGTATCCCTTTATCTCACCACCAGCAAGGGTTTTGAAAGCCGCTCCGATGTCTCTGCCAATGTGTTTGGAACGTACCGTGTTCCCGATGACTATGCCCAGAACCTCTGAAATTTCATAACCCGGAACGTTATCCGTTGTGACCACTATCATGAACATTCCCCCCTTATATCTCTTTATGGTTGAAAATTTCATAGCTAATAAATAGCAGAAATCCTGATACTAATAGCAAAGAAACGGTATAAAGAATATCCATGTCCCCACCTGAAAAAATATCCACGCCCAAGATATAGCGATAAGTATTTAGATACCTCAACGGTCTCAATAGACCTAAGACCGTCGTCAGCACCAGGGCACCCAGCGAAGCCAGTATGGGCTTAACCTGGTCGTTGAAGACGACGGAAAATATCAGTGTGACACTGTACCACAACAAACCGCCGACCAGCGCGAAAATCATAAATTGGGGAACATATTCATTGACAAACTCCTTTCCGGTGACAAAGGAGTACAGTATCGGTAAGAAGGACAGTATCACAATGATGGAGACTAGCGCTAATAACCCCGTAAAGGACTTGTTCATGAAGACCCGAAGTCTACTCTGGCGCACCAGCAAGAATTCCAGAGTGCCGTTTTCGCTCTCTCTGGAAAAGAGCGGAAAAGCCAGTACTATGGCGATTATCGGAACAAGCTGTCCAAAGTTTTTACCGAACCATTGTGAATACATATAAAAACTCCAGTTAGTAAGTTGCTCGACATATTCTCGATCTATGTATTTTCCCATAAACTCCCCTGAACTTCCCTCAAGGCTTCTCAAAGTCCCCACAGCATAGTCTTGAAAGGGTGCAATAGCGAAAAAGAGGGCTAGCATGAGGAAAAACAATGCCAGGGCTCGTATTCTCATATCATACAATTCTTTTCTCATCTGGCATCACCCCTGACAACGGCTTCAAATATCGCATCAAATGGAGCTTCTTCATAGTCAGTGAGACCCTTTTCACGCCGGAGAATATATATGTCCCCGGTTTGGGTGCTTCTCCAAAGAAAGCCCTTCACTTTCTTTCCTTTTTCCACGGTAACAGCGGCGTATCTGCTCTTGAGTTCTTCAATCCGTCCCATTTCTAGTATCTTTCCGTTATTCATTATTGCAACGGTGTCCGCGAGCTTTTCTACTTCAGATAGTATATGACTGGTGTACAGTATTGTTTTACCAGACACTGCGAGTTCTTTTATTATCCTCATCGCATGGGTACGCATCAGGGGATCGAGTCCCCAGGTGGGTTCGTCCATGATGTATATATCTGCCTTCTGAGCGAAGACAAGGGCGAGATACACCAGTGTGAGCATACCATGGGAAAGATTTGTTATCTTCTCTTGAAGTCCTATCCCGAATTCTTTTACAGTAGAAAAGGCTTTTGACATATCAAAGCCTTCAGTCAGGTCGTTGGTGAATGCGATGAGCCTTTCAATACTGTACGAGGGATAAAGATTCTTTTCTTCTGGCAAATAGGCGACGGTGCCATCGAGCTTCACGGACCCGCCATCTATTTTTCTCAGACCGAGGATACATTTTAGCGTGGTGGTCTTCCCCGCACCGTTGGGACCCAGCAGCGCAAAAACCTCACCACTCTCAACAGTGAAACTTATACCGTCAACAGCAGTATTGTGTCCATATGACTTTTTCAGCTCCTCAATTCTCAACATTCGAGTCGCCTCCGTCAAGCATATTGCCCAATCTGATTTTAACAAATCTTCACCTGTAAACCTATTGGCTGAATTTCAGGGAATCGAGAAGTCAGAAATCTATACATCTGGAAAGCAAACACTTTGTTTTACAACATTGATGAGTTCCTCAACAGTTTCCGCAACTGTATGTACGAAGAATATTATTTTCTCCGTTAAGTGCCATTTTTACAATACCCGGCGATTTTCAATGATTTTATGATTTTATACATGAATTGATATACGGCGCAGGTCTCTAACAAGTTTATACTTCAATTTGTAAATCATTCTGGCGAACTTTCTTCAGCCATCACTCGCTCAAATTTTTGCAGCAAAAAACCATTGCCTTTCGTTTTTCATGATGCTCTGGACACATGAATATCGGGATTGATTGGCGCGATTGATGCTCGGAACTGCTACGCAGTTGATGCTGATCACAGAAAAGAACTTTAATAACGGTCAACCCTTGTATGGCCAACGACGCGTGAGGCGATGTTCGAAGACTGAGGTTTCAAGACTGTGAGGCTAGCGTGGTAATAACTGGTACACCGATTACGGCTTAGTTATGCCTGCTTCACAGAGATATGCACTCCTTAAGAATGACAAATGCTCTTGTCAGAAAACGACAAACGGTTTACGGAAAACAGTTCTCCGCTTTCTCAGACTCCATGAACCGCACATCTGCAGAGTGGTAGCACATTTCGTGTTTGACACTGTTTTTTTCTCTCCTCACACACTCATAGCGAGCAACCAGCCACCGAGAATGACCAGAAGGCCACCGGGAAGCTTTTCCAAGAGTTTTTCCTTGAAGATGACAGCGGCAAAAAACATGGCGAGGATTATAGACAGGTTTGCCAGCGGCTCAACAAGACTCAGTTCAATGCTCTTTATGGCGATCAGCAGAAAGAGATACGCCGCACCGTTTATCGCTCCACCAATTAACATGGGGAAAGGCTTTTCACGAAAAGATGAGACGATCTGTTTTCCTTTTTTCCTGAGCTGAAGCAAGAGAAAGAAATTGAAGGAGACGACAAAATACAACATCGTGGCATATATCAAAGGATCGTTGTCACTGGCGAAAGACTTATCAATCACTCTTCCCAAAGACTGAAGTACTACACTAACAAACATGAGCTGACTTGGCCTGTCATTTATTATGGCCCTGAACGATTTCAGCGGTGTCAGCATGCCTTTGAGTATGAATATCCCGTACAACATGAGAAATATCCCCAGTAGTTTAACACCTGTGATCTTTTCTCCGAGAAAGGCCGCAGCGAAGAGTAAGATCACCGCGGCATTTAAGCTACTGATAGGCGTTACCAGCGAAACTTCTCCTGTTGCTATCGAAGAAACATAAGCAAATGAACTGAAGCTGTACAGAAGTGCGCTTAAAAGACACGGGATGAGGAAATGCCAGTTAGATATTTCTCTGGTCACAGCAAAGGGCAGAAGCACAAGAGCACCGATAAAGAAAAAAAGAAAACTAGCAGCGAGGTTTCTATAAAGGGCCCCTGTTCTGTCCCCCATGAACTTGAGAACGATTTTTTCAAAGGCAAGAAGCAAAATCCTCAGTGCTAACGCCAATATGGGAACTGTCATCATTTACTCGTTCGTAAAGTTATTCGATATTCGTGATGATATCCAGAAGACTCCTCAGTTCTGGTGAATCGGCTACCTCTGTTTCCAATAGCTCTTTTGCTGAAGAGCGATTCCCGTAAAACACTTCATTTGCCTCGTAGTCTATTTTTATCACTGACCCTTCGACTGTAAAACCCACGAAGAATCCCTTCGATATTGAGTAAGAGAGTATCGCTTGAAGTGTATAATCAATATCCGCAGAGAGATTTCTGCCGACAGGTCCGGCTGCGATACCGATGCTTCCGCCGAGGGTAATATTGTCCCTAGTAAAACCTTCAAAGCCTGTATCGTTCATAATCAACAATACCAATCTAATTGATTGGGCACCTATTTGAGGTCCATAGCTTACCTTGTATAGTTTCAGAAAAAGGGGGCCGTACCAGACTCCGTCTTTCTTTCTCAGGACAAACCCTTCCCCATACTGACCCCCAATAACGAGCCCTGCTTTCAGGACATTCGGAAAGAAGGCGATTCCCTGTGCTTTGGAAAGAAGCTCTTTAAAGGCGTCATTTTCAGGCATTGAAAGAAGTTCTTTCAGAACCTCTTTTGCATCGATAAATCTATCCACTGGCGAATAAAAGCCCATAGCCATCACTCCTGATAATATAAATAGTGTCACAAGGTATTTTACTTTCATTTTCTCACCTCTCATTATTATACATACTTTTTCACTCTCTTAAGAAATGCTAGTTGATTTATTACACTGACTGTAGCCAATATAATCGCAAGAATGCCCATACCGTAAAGCCCCGGCCAGAATTCGAGGAAATATCCGCTCAGGAGCGGACCGAATCCAAAGGAAAGCCCTATCATAGTCTCGTGAAGTCCTCCCTGTTTACCGTGGTCTTCATTTGGGGAATTTAAGCCATAAAAAATTGCGAATGTATATGGAATTGAATAATTAATGCCTGTAAATAGCGCGACAAGAAAAAATGTCAACACACTGGTCTTGAGAAAGTATAGAGGAATTGAGAGTGGGAATAACATGATAAGTACCATAGATATTCCAGGATTACCTACCCAGAACCTGAATTTCCCCATCAGAATAAATGTGAGAAATACCGCTACATTACCGGCAACCACTAGAAAACCCGCATTCTCCAAAGAAATGTCACTCATAGCCATCAACTTCGGGAAAAGGCTGATGACAGAGGAGAAAAGCATTGCCGTCAGCACCAGAGACAATCTGTACGTCTTCCTATAAAGATTTATCTTGGGAAAATCAATTGCTTTTGGCTTCTGAAGCAAAGATTTGTGTACATTGAATGGGAGTCTCTCACCAAAAGATCTATAATGCCTGAGTACAATGGTTCCTCCGAACAAACTTATGGCGGTGACGATTAAAAACACGGCAGAAGGGGTTTTCTGAATTAAATATGGGCCAAAAGCCATTCCTAGCATATTTCCTGAGCTCCATGAGAGTGTGAATCTAGTAGTCGTTAACGAAGGTTCTATACCTTCAAGTTTTTCAGCCCTGGATAACAGTCCTTCTACTAATGGGTAGAAAAGACCGAAATACGAATACACCAATATAGCAAAGAGATATAGGAATAAAACAGAATGACTGCTATATACAAGTAAACCACTAATCGTGACTAATGAAAAAGCAAACATGCTGGGATATAAAATTTTTTTATAACCGTACCTATCACCTAGGGAACCTAGAAAGAGAGCAATTAGGGTATAAAAAATGTATCCGGCAAAGTTGATTTTTCCGATCGTTGAATAAGAAAGTCCCCAATCAGCTGCTATTGTGTTTATCGAGGAAAACAATAGGTATCCGGCTGCTGAAAATAACGAAATTAGATAGTTGAAAATGTTGAAAAAGGAACCTTTTCTCAACCCACAGCCCCCTTTTTCTCAAGTTGGATGTATTATACCAAAAGAATAGGGGAGACCGCACGGTCTCCCCTATTCTTCTACAAATAATATTATTCGCCAGCAATGAGCTTTTTGAGTTCTGCCTCCGCCCAGGCAAGACCTTCATCGATTGTTCTCTTGTTGTTCAGTACGTCTCCGACCATCTGGCCAATAATTGTTCTGACTTCATACCATTCAGCGATGTTGGGATCAACAGAACCTTTATCAATCTGATTGATGGGTACCACAGCATCAGGATGCTGGTTCACATATTCTTTCCACTGCGGTGTTTCAAGGGCAGTCTTTACAGCTGGCATGTAACCGGTCTTTACGGACCAGTAAGCCTGTATCTCGGGGCTGAGTAGGAACTTCATAAACTTCCACGCGGCCAGCTTTTGTTCTTCAGAAATCGTTGAGAACATGATAAGGTCTGTTCCAGCAAAGGGTGGTGCCTGTGTCTTCCACATCGGTACAGGAGCCCAGGCCCAACCGTGTTTGCCCTTTGATGATTTATCGACATAGGGTTTGCTAGCAATGGTTTCGATGAACATCATGATCTTACCATCACCAAAGGGACCATCTAAGTATCCTCCCTGTGAGTAAGCAATCTTGTATGTATGCACCATATCGTACATGAACTGAAGAGCTTCACGGGCTTCAGGAGAATTGATTGTGACGTTGATCTCGCCATTGGGTCCAATTTCGATTATCTTTCCACCGTTCGCTCTCAGGAAGACAACAAAGTGGTCTATCGTGGTTCTAAAACCCATACCGAACTGATCGATTTCGCCATCACCGTCTTTGTCTTCTGTCAGCATCATGGCATCAAAGAACAGATCTTCCATGGTCTCAGGTGGGGTTAAACCGTACAGTTCGAAAGCGTCGGTATTGTAGTACAAAACATATGTACTCTTGTTGAAAGGAACGGCGTAAACTGTATCTCCCCAGGTGATCATCTTCTTGAAGGGTGTCCAGATAGCGTTCCATTGTTCAGGGGTGAATCCATAATCAGGATTGTTTATAAAGCTGTTGAGTTCCTGAACAACACCACGTGGGATAAGCTTGGCGGTCCAGTTTCCATAAGCCTGTGATATAGCAGGCAGATTACCAGATTCTGCGCTCGCAAGGAGCTTTTGAGAAAGGGCTCCGTAGTTTCCAACATAAATTGGTTTAACTACAATGTCCGGATTAGCTTCGTTGAAAGAATTGACGATCTCGTTCAGTGCCGCTCCATGTCCACCACCCATGGCGTGCCAAAACTCGATTTCCACGGTTGCCATAGAGATGACTGAAAGAGCGAGGACAGCAATGAAGATCAAAAGAAGCTTTTTCATTCCCATACCTCCCTTATTTGAAATATCCACCACATAATATTATAACACCACCCCACACGCTGACAAAATCTTTATCACGCTTTCTATGAGCTTTTGAGGCTCTCTATCATTGATATACAGAAAATCGCTCTCTTTTGCGTATTCCTCTATAGCTCTCTGAGAAAAGAGAATTTTCCTCGCTTTCTCTTCGTCGATCCCCCGCTTAATAAGTCGTTGCAGTGCAATTTCTTCCGAACAGTCTATGAAGATCGTCAAGTCACAATATTCTTTCAGACCAATCTGATGCAACATGGCTCCATCAATCACAATATGTCCCCTCACCTTTGTTATGATGTCAACTACCTTTTTCTTTATAAGGGGATGAGTAAGGGCATTCAGCATTTTCAACTTTTCAGGGTCTTTGAATACAAGTTCACCGAGATATTTCCTGTTCACACGGTTGTTCAGGATCACGTTCGCCCCAAAAGCTCGCTTTAACTCGTCCTTTATCTCTTCAAGGACCTCATGTCCGACCTTGTCAAGCTCAATGACGTTTAACCCTCGCTCTTTGAGTGCGTTGGCTAATGTCGATTTGCCACAACCAGCCCTGCCAGTAACGCCGATAACCATCAGAGAAGTCTGGTCCCCTTTTCAATGGCATTGATCACTGTGAGAGCAATCTCGCTTTTTGTACTTTTAAGGGCTTCAAGCTCTTCCGGTGAAAGTACGGCAACATCGGCTTCAAAGTCCTCGTGTTCTCCTAAAATTTTCATGAGCTGTTCCGGATCCTTTGCGATGATAGCGTAAAAAGGAACCTCTTCCCCTTCCACCATGTATACTCCTTCGACTTCACATTCTTTGAGTTTTTCCATCAGATTCATCATAATTTCAACCCCCAGTGATCCCCAGAATATTCGTTTAGAAGTTCCTCGTACCCGTCTCTTCCCATAAGTCCGTAGGTAATTTTCTTTCCGAGTTCAACCCCCGGTTGATCGTAAGGATTGATATGCAGCAGTTCGCCCATAACAGCGGTAAGAAGCTCGTAATAGAAAATGAATTCACCGACATGTTCTTCATTCAACACGGGGAAGCTTATTGTCAGGTTAGGAACACCATTTTTAGCAAGAGCAAAGGCTGTACCTCGTTGTTCGGAATTCAACAACGTAGAAAGGCTCTTTCCGCCGAGATATGATAGTGCATTGATATCAGTATACAACCGGGGAATTTCATAATCAGTCAAAAATTTTTCCAATCGTAGAAAGGTGACTATTTTATCTTTCGGCCCCTCGTTGTAAAGCTGAATTTGAGAATGTTGATCAACCGCTCCAAGCGCTTTTACCGGTGTCTGGCCAGTGAAAACTTCATTTCCATCAAGATCATACTTCTTACCAAGGGATTCAGCCCAAAGTTGCCTGTACCAATCAGCCAGCAGATAGAGCCTGTTTGAATATGGCATCATCACTGAGATGCTTTTCCCCTTCTTCATCGCATCGAGGTGAAGTAAGGCGTTTATTATGAGAGGATTTTTTCTCGCCTCAAGATTCCCATAGCGCTCCAGTGCTATTCTCGCTCCGTGGTATAACGCCCTTATGTCGATTCCTTCCGCCAGAGCAGATGCCA
This genomic interval from Kosmotoga pacifica contains the following:
- a CDS encoding S41 family peptidase; protein product: MNKISYILIGIFLIVSTFTIAERFFTPEQLREDLDFLVSRVIENYYDPWYKVNEDEFWDLVAKKRAQLDHELTWLEFYKIATPLISILHDQHSFLSPPRGVEIKVFPFRMRRVNGHAVVVDSICELPLGSVVTKVNDIPIESIIEALEIYGILETTESRLNWLTNFFFQALPEWWGIEKFEITYLYEDEEKTLKIETTNAKDYKWVTQPARKRSPSFELHGSIGILKIPSFDRSFQREIIDRMEEALDSHIIDLVIDVRANAGGFIEPVISLLGYFVDKPTELAIGIGSKSHTREGVKFTVSKFNVHIYPAVKLFSGRLWILTDENVFSANLLFLGFLSREGIGTILGERSSETANFGSQWKGYLLPNTKCGVNISSIRIFLLEEGMRIEPDIPIILSLEEKISWLIGKSDPMLDEALRIVERASGEQNNKD
- a CDS encoding DMT family transporter, which gives rise to MTVPILALALRILLLAFEKIVLKFMGDRTGALYRNLAASFLFFFIGALVLLPFAVTREISNWHFLIPCLLSALLYSFSSFAYVSSIATGEVSLVTPISSLNAAVILLFAAAFLGEKITGVKLLGIFLMLYGIFILKGMLTPLKSFRAIINDRPSQLMFVSVVLQSLGRVIDKSFASDNDPLIYATMLYFVVSFNFFLLLQLRKKGKQIVSSFREKPFPMLIGGAINGAAYLFLLIAIKSIELSLVEPLANLSIILAMFFAAVIFKEKLLEKLPGGLLVILGGWLLAMSV
- a CDS encoding ABC transporter substrate-binding protein — encoded protein: MKKLLLIFIAVLALSVISMATVEIEFWHAMGGGHGAALNEIVNSFNEANPDIVVKPIYVGNYGALSQKLLASAESGNLPAISQAYGNWTAKLIPRGVVQELNSFINNPDYGFTPEQWNAIWTPFKKMITWGDTVYAVPFNKSTYVLYYNTDAFELYGLTPPETMEDLFFDAMMLTEDKDGDGEIDQFGMGFRTTIDHFVVFLRANGGKIIEIGPNGEINVTINSPEAREALQFMYDMVHTYKIAYSQGGYLDGPFGDGKIMMFIETIASKPYVDKSSKGKHGWAWAPVPMWKTQAPPFAGTDLIMFSTISEEQKLAAWKFMKFLLSPEIQAYWSVKTGYMPAVKTALETPQWKEYVNQHPDAVVPINQIDKGSVDPNIAEWYEVRTIIGQMVGDVLNNKRTIDEGLAWAEAELKKLIAGE
- a CDS encoding heavy metal-binding domain-containing protein gives rise to the protein MIVVTTDNVPGYEISEVLGIVIGNTVRSKHIGRDIGAAFKTLAGGEIKGYTEMLTEARNIAIQRMVDEAEKMNADAIVAFRMGSSAVMSGAAEMVAYGTAVKLRKSE
- a CDS encoding ABC transporter ATP-binding protein, with translation MLRIEELKKSYGHNTAVDGISFTVESGEVFALLGPNGAGKTTTLKCILGLRKIDGGSVKLDGTVAYLPEEKNLYPSYSIERLIAFTNDLTEGFDMSKAFSTVKEFGIGLQEKITNLSHGMLTLVYLALVFAQKADIYIMDEPTWGLDPLMRTHAMRIIKELAVSGKTILYTSHILSEVEKLADTVAIMNNGKILEMGRIEELKSRYAAVTVEKGKKVKGFLWRSTQTGDIYILRREKGLTDYEEAPFDAIFEAVVRGDAR
- a CDS encoding MFS transporter, producing the protein MRKGSFFNIFNYLISLFSAAGYLLFSSINTIAADWGLSYSTIGKINFAGYIFYTLIALFLGSLGDRYGYKKILYPSMFAFSLVTISGLLVYSSHSVLFLYLFAILVYSYFGLFYPLVEGLLSRAEKLEGIEPSLTTTRFTLSWSSGNMLGMAFGPYLIQKTPSAVFLIVTAISLFGGTIVLRHYRSFGERLPFNVHKSLLQKPKAIDFPKINLYRKTYRLSLVLTAMLFSSVISLFPKLMAMSDISLENAGFLVVAGNVAVFLTFILMGKFRFWVGNPGISMVLIMLFPLSIPLYFLKTSVLTFFLVALFTGINYSIPYTFAIFYGLNSPNEDHGKQGGLHETMIGLSFGFGPLLSGYFLEFWPGLYGMGILAIILATVSVINQLAFLKRVKKYV
- a CDS encoding lipid-binding SYLF domain-containing protein, whose translation is MKVKYLVTLFILSGVMAMGFYSPVDRFIDAKEVLKELLSMPENDAFKELLSKAQGIAFFPNVLKAGLVIGGQYGEGFVLRKKDGVWYGPLFLKLYKVSYGPQIGAQSIRLVLLIMNDTGFEGFTRDNITLGGSIGIAAGPVGRNLSADIDYTLQAILSYSISKGFFVGFTVEGSVIKIDYEANEVFYGNRSSAKELLETEVADSPELRSLLDIITNIE
- the coaE gene encoding dephospho-CoA kinase (Dephospho-CoA kinase (CoaE) performs the final step in coenzyme A biosynthesis.), encoding MVIGVTGRAGCGKSTLANALKERGLNVIELDKVGHEVLEEIKDELKRAFGANVILNNRVNRKYLGELVFKDPEKLKMLNALTHPLIKKKVVDIITKVRGHIVIDGAMLHQIGLKEYCDLTIFIDCSEEIALQRLIKRGIDEEKARKILFSQRAIEEYAKESDFLYINDREPQKLIESVIKILSACGVVL
- a CDS encoding glucose-6-phosphate isomerase, encoding MLEFDFSLAFKENLKSGISFEELMEHSGVAMTALRKVIDSKPGFIRILGTDKYIKEVEDIADWLGKFDNIVVLGIGGSALGNIALHTSLKPLNWNSSGYDRKGKARVFVVDNVDPEFLEATLSEIEISKTLFNVISKSGTTAEAMANYLIVRGILDKEGLVPADHLLFTTDPEKGVLRKIAQEEGIKTLTIPQDVGGRFSVLTPVGLASALAEGIDIRALYHGARIALERYGNLEARKNPLIINALLHLDAMKKGKSISVMMPYSNRLYLLADWYRQLWAESLGKKYDLDGNEVFTGQTPVKALGAVDQHSQIQLYNEGPKDKIVTFLRLEKFLTDYEIPRLYTDINALSYLGGKSLSTLLNSEQRGTAFALAKNGVPNLTISFPVLNEEHVGEFIFYYELLTAVMGELLHINPYDQPGVELGKKITYGLMGRDGYEELLNEYSGDHWGLKL
- a CDS encoding ABC transporter permease gives rise to the protein MRKELYDMRIRALALFFLMLALFFAIAPFQDYAVGTLRSLEGSSGEFMGKYIDREYVEQLTNWSFYMYSQWFGKNFGQLVPIIAIVLAFPLFSRESENGTLEFLLVRQSRLRVFMNKSFTGLLALVSIIVILSFLPILYSFVTGKEFVNEYVPQFMIFALVGGLLWYSVTLIFSVVFNDQVKPILASLGALVLTTVLGLLRPLRYLNTYRYILGVDIFSGGDMDILYTVSLLLVSGFLLFISYEIFNHKEI